The Terriglobus sp. TAA 43 sequence TCTGCTGCCTGCACTTCCCCAATGATCTCGTTGGAGACCTTCAGCGCGGCCTTGCTCTCTTCAGAATGCTGATCGGGCGGCGTGAATGCGCCGGCAATCCACGGCAGGTCAAGGAACGTCGGCTGATTCTTCGCCAGATCGCGCGTCACCACGGTGCCTCCCGTGTGCGCTGCCTGCCAGCCTTCCACAAACGTTTGTCCAAGCTGACGCGAATACGAGTAGTCGCCACGGGGGCTGACGTCAATCTTCAAAAGTGATGCCATGTGCGAAAAATCTCCGAAACGAGAAATGAATTCTGATCGTGCGCTCTTTCTGATGACGTTTCTATATCGAAGGATTCGGCATGAAAGAGAATTTTCCATGACAACCCTCGCCGCGTCGCCTCACACCCCTGCCGCATCCAATCCCCACATTGCCCGTAATCGTGAGGACCAGGAACGCCATGAAAGCAGCCATCATTCCAGCAGCAGGTGCACCTCCCGTCTTCGGCGAATTCCGTGAGCCGGAAGCCATTGACGGCAAAGTGGTTGTGAACGTTCGCGCCTCTGCCCTGAGCCATCTCAGCAAGATGCGCTCATCCGGTGCGCATTACAGTTCCGAGGGCGTCTTCCCCTCTGTCCCGGGCGTGGACGGCACAGGCACCACGCAGGATGGCCGACGCGTCTATTTCGCCCTCCCAGAGACACCCTTCGGAGCGCTTGCAGAAAAATCGCTGGTGGACGAAAAACTCAGCATCCCGATCCCCGATGGATTGGACGATGTAACCGCCGCGGCGATCGCCAATCCCGGCATGTCTGCATGGGCCGCATTGGTGGAACGCGCAAAGTTCGTCCGCGGCGAAACGGTGCTGATCAACGGCGCCACAGGTTCCGCAGGCAGCATGGCCGTGCAGATTGCGAAATACCTTGGCGCAGGCCGAATCCTAGTCAGCGGACGCAACGCGGAAAAACTGGAAGCGTTGCGCAAGCTGGGCGCAGACGAGGTGATCCCGTTCACCATCGACGCGGATCACCCAGACGGCGCAGACGCATTCGAGCAGGCGCTAAAACCACATTTCCAAAATAGAATCGACGTGGTGCTGGATTACCTGTGGGGTGGCAGCGCACGCGCGATCATCGCCTCGATTGCGCGCAACGTGGAAGATGCCCACCGGGTTCGCCTTGTGCAGATCGGCTCGGCGGCGGGTGAGAACAGCATCGATCTCCCCGCCGCCGCGTTGCGTTCTTCCGCAATCGAACTGATGGGCAGTGGCCTGAAGTCCGTCCCCATGAACAAGCTGATGGAAGGCATTGCACACGTCTTCGAAGGCGCAGCCAAGGGCGCATTCGAAATAGCCATCGCAACGCTGCCGTTGGAGAAGATTGCCGAAGCATGGCAGGCGCCCGGCGAGCCTCGCATGGTGGTTACGATTTAGCCGCTTACTGCAGCTCAAACTCCATAAGAGCCTGCGTGGTGAACTGGCGCGCCTTACCGCCCAAAACATAGGGCTTGTAGCGCCACTGCTGCACCGCGTTTAATGCGGCATCGCGAAGCTGCACGGGGCCGCTGATGACGCGAGCCGCTGCAACGTTACCAGACTTATCCACAACCGCTTCAACCTTCACTGCACCCGCTACATGCGCCGCCGACGCCGCCGCAGGATAAGCTGCCGCCGGGCTGTAGATCAGGTTTGAGGACATAACCCCCAGCGACGTGGGTCTTACCGTTCCCGCAGGCGCCGAGCCCGCAATTGTATTTACGGCGCCAAAGGATGGCGGCACGTTGGCCTTGGCCATCAACGAATCACTGTTGCTGAGCGGGGTACGGCGCAAAAGATGCGGGTAGCGACGCCCCGTGTTGTCATACTCGGCTTCCTGTTGCGGCGTCAGACCGGGGTGGTCAAGCTGCTTCGACAGAACGCCCGGGGAAACGGTTGTGGGAGCCGCTGGCTTCGACGCATTCGCAGACGACCGCACAATGGACGCAGGCGATGAGGTAGTCGACGCAGGTGCGGCTGCAGGCGGACGCGATACGCCCACAGGCGGAGGCGTAACGGCGGCCACCTGTTGCGGCTTGGACGGCCCAGTGTTCGCGGGAGAAGGCACTGCATACGTCTGCCGAGCAGAGACAGCCTTGTTGTGCGAAGGCTCCGCAGCACGCGGCGAATGGCTGCCCTTCGGGGCTTGCGATGGCTTGATCGGCGCAATGTTGGGCGGGGGTTGTTCCACAACCCCGGACTGCGGCACAACCGGCGCTGGCGTCGGGGTGGAGTTGCCCTCAATCACCGGAGCTGGCGTCGCGACAGCCTCTGGCGCGGCGGAAGTATTGCGATAGAACCACCATCCTGCCAAGGCCACCACCAGCAGCACACCGGCCACGGACGCCCACACAAGCGGCTTACGCCGGGAATCGTCGGCGACTTCAACGTCCACCCGTGCAAATCGAATCGGCGTATCCAGCACAGGCCCCGGCGACGGCTTTTCAACAGCCTCAGGAAAAGTAGATAAATCTTCCTTCTCGCTGCGATCGATCGCGGAAGCAACAGGGAACCGCGCAATCGGCACGGGGACAGGAATGTTGACCACATCCGCAGTGGAAACTGTGGATTCTCCCTGCAAGGTCTCGGCCGCAACAATCGGGGCAACAACAGGCAAGGCAGGAAGGGAAGCCGCCGTTGTGCGGCCAACGGGTGGATTCAGACCGTCATGTGCTTCCATGACAAAGCGCAGAAGATCATGCGCCACAGTCTCATCAGCCTCCGCTGCCAGCCGCTTACCGGCGGCCGCCAGCGCCACCACACCCAGCGTTTCGCCATAACGGACTGCACTGCCACGGCGATGCAGCATCACCCACACATGCGACGTCAGGTCGCGATGAAATCCTCGCTCGTCATGCAAACGGCGAGACACCTGCGCCAGTGCCTGTGGCTTTTCCACAGCGATACCCGCTGTGGTGAAAAACTCGGACATCTCCGCAATCTCATCCGCGTAACGGACAGACACATCCTCAAGTTGCGACGGCTGAAGCATTCTCGGCGTAAACCCTTCCTTGGGGGATGGACGAATTACCCATCTACAAGCGTACAGACACGGAAATCCAGCAAGCGTTGCCGTTTTACGGCTTCTGCCGCCAGATCCACTGATCCTCGAAAGGATCGCTAAAACCTAGCCGGAAGGATCTGCTTTCTTTTCATAAAGCTACGCCTTGGCAGTAGCTTGGCTGGCGAAAACAGAAAACGGACGCCGAAGCGTCCGTTTCCGCAAAACATGCAAGACTGGATTAAGCCGTAGCCTTACGTCCCG is a genomic window containing:
- a CDS encoding zinc-binding alcohol dehydrogenase family protein, with the translated sequence MKAAIIPAAGAPPVFGEFREPEAIDGKVVVNVRASALSHLSKMRSSGAHYSSEGVFPSVPGVDGTGTTQDGRRVYFALPETPFGALAEKSLVDEKLSIPIPDGLDDVTAAAIANPGMSAWAALVERAKFVRGETVLINGATGSAGSMAVQIAKYLGAGRILVSGRNAEKLEALRKLGADEVIPFTIDADHPDGADAFEQALKPHFQNRIDVVLDYLWGGSARAIIASIARNVEDAHRVRLVQIGSAAGENSIDLPAAALRSSAIELMGSGLKSVPMNKLMEGIAHVFEGAAKGAFEIAIATLPLEKIAEAWQAPGEPRMVVTI
- a CDS encoding energy transducer TonB, translated to MSEFFTTAGIAVEKPQALAQVSRRLHDERGFHRDLTSHVWVMLHRRGSAVRYGETLGVVALAAAGKRLAAEADETVAHDLLRFVMEAHDGLNPPVGRTTAASLPALPVVAPIVAAETLQGESTVSTADVVNIPVPVPIARFPVASAIDRSEKEDLSTFPEAVEKPSPGPVLDTPIRFARVDVEVADDSRRKPLVWASVAGVLLVVALAGWWFYRNTSAAPEAVATPAPVIEGNSTPTPAPVVPQSGVVEQPPPNIAPIKPSQAPKGSHSPRAAEPSHNKAVSARQTYAVPSPANTGPSKPQQVAAVTPPPVGVSRPPAAAPASTTSSPASIVRSSANASKPAAPTTVSPGVLSKQLDHPGLTPQQEAEYDNTGRRYPHLLRRTPLSNSDSLMAKANVPPSFGAVNTIAGSAPAGTVRPTSLGVMSSNLIYSPAAAYPAAASAAHVAGAVKVEAVVDKSGNVAAARVISGPVQLRDAALNAVQQWRYKPYVLGGKARQFTTQALMEFELQ